From Micromonospora sp. NBC_01699, a single genomic window includes:
- a CDS encoding helix-turn-helix transcriptional regulator, with amino-acid sequence MSPHTAIRSELVLDGPTRALLDAVDADPHAPLTVAVTAPGGYGKSALLHELAGIYRRAGHPVLDGWPVGATAPEPGAVLLVDDAHLLDGARLRELRHRLDTGPVRLVVAYRPWPRPAALVELAEQLSRDRPPLLLAPFTAQRTAARLANTYGHRPEPALVSFVQGQTGGVPRFVERLAAALRPESGGPTQPPTQPPARPAEAGAEAGGTGHRVPPAALLPFGTEVADLTWPVRRLLLAVAAGVPLPVDLLGALLEQDPDGVDETLAEARASGLLGPDDRLPPIVERAVTSLSPASQRTAVWQRLAELQRGRGAPVLPLVRSMLTPGVGGEYAGPTIEAAAEEALADQPSLAADLFAAAAAAGRPTTARQAYAAALAGDLDTALRLADRLVCAADADDRRDGATVAATALAHRGQLGRGAELYRWSNAPSSAAFAAIATIGTGHVAEPDAPAPQPSTDAPPTLLTSAALLTVRGVRETLTAPPTAALSTLVQAAALLEPAGRTVLLPDSPAALAALVALHCGELEIGERVLDRAIAAGLGGALMSRRHRLLQAWILMVRGRTALAADALHEVTGPAEPPPAGPGPLPGPPRPGRDNAGPLESRDQLFASALEMGIARRNSDLPAVQRAWGQAREALVRHPVDLFSFLPLGEITIAAARLGELNRLEPYLREAYGLLDRLGAPALWATPLRWSGLHAAIIAELPAAADEHVAALGANVAHSRYSAVMAAAAESWVEVLRGTVDPGRVESAARGLHDAGLGWDGARLAGQAAIRTADRRAMTALLDCARMLQGRPAGQKGGTHPGGTANTPVTDAVTAPTESRLSDREQEVADLVLTGLTYKQIGDRLFISAKTVEHHVARMRQRLNCANRGELLNRLRELAAARVGNGSATPTWPKRPAS; translated from the coding sequence TTGAGTCCGCACACCGCCATCCGTTCCGAGCTCGTGCTGGACGGACCGACCAGGGCGCTGCTCGACGCGGTCGACGCCGATCCGCACGCCCCGCTGACCGTCGCCGTCACCGCCCCCGGCGGATACGGCAAGAGCGCCCTGCTGCACGAACTCGCCGGGATCTACCGGCGGGCCGGGCACCCGGTGCTCGACGGCTGGCCGGTCGGCGCGACCGCCCCCGAACCGGGTGCCGTACTGCTGGTCGACGACGCGCACCTGCTCGACGGAGCCCGGCTGCGCGAACTGCGCCACCGGCTGGACACCGGTCCGGTCCGGCTGGTGGTCGCGTACCGGCCCTGGCCCCGACCGGCGGCCCTGGTCGAACTCGCCGAACAGCTCAGCCGGGACCGGCCACCGCTGCTGCTCGCCCCGTTCACCGCGCAGCGGACCGCCGCCCGGCTCGCCAACACGTACGGCCACCGGCCCGAACCGGCGCTGGTCAGCTTCGTACAGGGGCAGACGGGCGGCGTACCCCGGTTCGTCGAACGGCTGGCGGCGGCCCTGCGGCCGGAGTCCGGCGGCCCGACCCAGCCGCCGACCCAGCCGCCGGCCCGGCCGGCGGAAGCCGGGGCGGAAGCGGGCGGGACCGGACACCGGGTGCCGCCGGCGGCGCTGCTGCCGTTCGGGACCGAGGTCGCCGACCTCACCTGGCCGGTCCGACGCCTGCTGCTCGCCGTCGCCGCCGGGGTGCCGCTCCCGGTCGACCTGCTCGGCGCCCTGCTCGAACAGGACCCCGACGGGGTGGACGAAACCCTGGCCGAGGCCCGCGCCAGCGGCCTGCTCGGCCCGGACGACCGGCTGCCCCCGATCGTCGAACGGGCGGTCACCTCGCTCAGCCCCGCCAGCCAGCGGACGGCGGTCTGGCAACGGCTCGCCGAGTTGCAACGCGGACGCGGCGCCCCGGTGCTGCCGCTGGTCCGGTCGATGCTCACCCCCGGCGTCGGCGGCGAGTACGCCGGCCCGACCATCGAGGCCGCCGCCGAGGAGGCACTGGCCGACCAGCCGTCACTGGCCGCCGACCTCTTCGCGGCGGCAGCCGCCGCCGGTCGGCCGACCACCGCCCGACAGGCGTACGCGGCGGCGCTCGCCGGGGACCTCGACACCGCGCTACGGCTGGCCGACCGGCTGGTCTGCGCGGCCGACGCCGACGACCGGCGGGACGGCGCCACGGTCGCCGCGACCGCGCTGGCCCACCGGGGCCAACTCGGCCGGGGCGCCGAGCTGTACCGCTGGTCGAACGCGCCCTCGTCGGCCGCGTTCGCGGCGATCGCCACCATCGGCACCGGCCACGTCGCCGAACCGGACGCGCCCGCACCGCAGCCGTCGACCGACGCGCCGCCGACGCTGCTCACCAGCGCCGCGCTGCTGACCGTCCGGGGCGTACGGGAAACACTCACCGCCCCGCCGACCGCCGCGCTGTCCACCCTCGTCCAGGCCGCCGCGCTGCTCGAACCCGCCGGTCGTACGGTCCTGCTGCCGGACAGCCCGGCGGCGCTCGCCGCCCTGGTGGCACTGCACTGCGGTGAACTGGAGATCGGCGAACGGGTGCTCGACCGGGCCATCGCCGCCGGCCTCGGCGGGGCGCTGATGTCCCGCCGGCACCGGCTCCTCCAGGCGTGGATCCTGATGGTGCGCGGCCGTACGGCGCTGGCCGCCGACGCGCTGCACGAGGTCACCGGCCCGGCCGAACCGCCGCCGGCCGGTCCCGGACCGCTGCCCGGCCCTCCCCGACCGGGGCGGGACAATGCCGGCCCGCTCGAATCGCGGGACCAGCTCTTCGCCAGCGCGCTGGAGATGGGCATCGCCCGCCGCAACAGCGACCTGCCGGCGGTGCAGCGCGCCTGGGGGCAGGCCCGGGAGGCGCTGGTCCGGCACCCGGTCGACCTGTTCAGCTTCCTGCCGCTGGGCGAGATCACCATCGCGGCGGCCCGGCTCGGCGAACTCAACCGGCTCGAACCGTATCTGCGTGAGGCGTACGGGTTGCTCGACCGGCTCGGCGCGCCCGCGCTCTGGGCCACCCCGCTGCGGTGGAGCGGACTACACGCGGCGATCATCGCCGAACTTCCGGCGGCGGCCGACGAACACGTCGCGGCGCTCGGCGCGAACGTCGCCCACAGCCGGTACTCTGCCGTGATGGCCGCCGCTGCCGAGAGCTGGGTGGAGGTGCTGCGTGGAACCGTCGATCCCGGTCGGGTCGAGTCCGCCGCGCGTGGGCTGCACGATGCCGGGCTGGGCTGGGACGGTGCACGACTCGCCGGACAGGCCGCGATCCGGACTGCGGACCGGCGCGCGATGACCGCGCTGCTCGACTGTGCCCGGATGTTGCAGGGCCGACCCGCCGGTCAGAAGGGCGGCACCCATCCGGGCGGCACCGCCAACACCCCGGTCACCGACGCCGTCACCGCACCGACCGAGAGCCGTCTCAGCGACCGGGAACAGGAGGTGGCCGACCTGGTCCTGACCGGCCTGACCTACAAGCAGATCGGCGACCGGCTCTTCATCTCGGCCAAGACGGTCGAACACCATGTCGCCCGGATGCGCCAGCGGCTGAACTGTGCCAACCGGGGGGAGCTGCTCAACCGGCTCCGGGAACTGGCCGCCGCCCGGGTCGGCAACGGGTCGGCGACCCCCACCTGGCCGAAACGGCCGGCGTCGTGA
- a CDS encoding roadblock/LC7 domain-containing protein codes for MASPMVATDNLTRLLDDLVNRVTGADLAMVLSPDGLPLAASGQVDGELADQVASVTAGLHALAVATGRQTGAGTVRQIIVQMREAYLFVATTRGGAVLTVRFDGDVEVGDVAYEVALFAGQAHRHLPVYLEPAPAPSTTE; via the coding sequence GTGGCTTCCCCGATGGTCGCGACCGACAACCTGACCCGGCTCCTGGACGACCTCGTCAACCGGGTCACCGGAGCGGACCTGGCGATGGTGCTATCCCCCGACGGACTGCCACTCGCCGCCTCCGGGCAGGTCGACGGCGAGTTGGCCGATCAGGTCGCCAGCGTGACCGCCGGCCTGCACGCGCTGGCCGTGGCGACCGGGCGGCAGACCGGGGCGGGTACCGTACGTCAGATCATCGTGCAGATGCGCGAGGCGTACCTGTTTGTCGCCACGACTCGCGGCGGAGCCGTCCTCACCGTACGGTTCGACGGTGACGTGGAGGTCGGCGACGTCGCGTACGAGGTGGCACTCTTCGCCGGGCAGGCACACCGCCACCTGCCGGTCTACCTCGAACCCGCGCCGGCCCCCTCGACCACGGAGTGA